In Janthinobacterium sp. 67, a genomic segment contains:
- the rimI gene encoding ribosomal protein S18-alanine N-acetyltransferase translates to MMEPGKDKDSAAAWDLLRLDYQPMVEADLAEVLALEERVYPHPWTHGNFVDSLKSGYPAWVLRDVDGTLLGYFLLMLVVDEAHLLNVAVEGAIQGQGLGRFLLNQSCACARRLGMESMLLEVRPSNVRALDIYQRYGFEQIGRRKGYYPAANSQREDAIVMRYTL, encoded by the coding sequence ATGATGGAACCGGGCAAGGACAAGGACAGTGCGGCAGCCTGGGACTTGCTGCGCCTCGACTATCAGCCGATGGTTGAAGCGGACTTGGCAGAAGTGCTGGCGTTGGAAGAGCGCGTGTATCCGCATCCCTGGACGCACGGCAATTTCGTCGATTCCCTCAAGAGCGGCTACCCGGCCTGGGTCTTGCGCGACGTGGATGGCACCTTGCTCGGCTACTTTTTGCTGATGCTGGTCGTCGACGAGGCGCATTTGCTCAACGTGGCCGTCGAGGGCGCCATCCAGGGCCAGGGCTTGGGCCGTTTCCTGCTGAACCAGTCCTGCGCCTGCGCGCGCCGGCTGGGCATGGAATCGATGTTGCTGGAAGTGCGCCCGTCGAACGTGCGCGCGCTCGATATCTACCAGCGCTATGGATTTGAACAGATCGGCCGGCGCAAGGGATATTATCCTGCCGCCAATTCGCAACGTGAGGACGCCATCGTGATGCGTTATACCTTATGA
- the tsaB gene encoding tRNA (adenosine(37)-N6)-threonylcarbamoyltransferase complex dimerization subunit type 1 TsaB yields MSTLLPTLLAIETSSELASCALLRGDVVLSRASSGVRTHSQSILPMVQELLAEAGVTLADVDAIAYGSGPGSFTGVRTACGIAQGLAYGANLPVVPVVTLDAMALACHQQHGAQRIVTVLDARMGEVYWAQYEYQNGLQAVLPPALSAPAGVAPQGDVVGCGNGFAAYADALVALPCAASADAAIMPHAMQVAQLARIAFTAGHFVTAAEAQPLYLRNKIAYTSAERQEMQQAKAAAEPAQ; encoded by the coding sequence ATGTCTACCTTACTTCCCACCTTACTTGCTATTGAAACGTCGTCCGAACTCGCCTCCTGCGCCTTGCTGCGCGGCGATGTCGTCCTGTCCCGCGCCTCATCGGGCGTGCGTACCCATTCCCAGTCCATCCTGCCCATGGTGCAGGAATTGCTGGCCGAAGCGGGCGTCACCCTGGCCGACGTCGACGCCATCGCCTACGGCTCCGGCCCCGGCTCGTTTACGGGCGTGCGCACGGCTTGCGGCATCGCGCAAGGACTGGCCTATGGCGCCAACCTGCCCGTCGTGCCCGTCGTGACGCTCGACGCCATGGCGCTCGCTTGCCACCAGCAGCATGGCGCGCAACGCATCGTGACCGTGCTCGACGCCCGCATGGGCGAAGTGTACTGGGCGCAATATGAGTATCAAAATGGCTTGCAAGCCGTGTTGCCGCCGGCCCTGAGCGCGCCAGCCGGCGTCGCGCCGCAAGGCGACGTGGTCGGTTGCGGCAACGGTTTTGCGGCCTATGCCGACGCGCTGGTCGCGCTGCCATGCGCCGCCAGCGCGGACGCCGCCATCATGCCGCATGCCATGCAAGTGGCGCAACTGGCGCGCATCGCCTTTACGGCCGGACATTTTGTGACGGCGGCCGAGGCGCAGCCTTTGTACTTGCGCAACAAAATCGCCTACACGAGCGCGGAACGGCAGGAGATGCAACAGGCCAAGGCCGCTGCGGAGCCGGCACAATGA
- the dapC gene encoding succinyldiaminopimelate transaminase, translating to MNPLLAKLQPYPFEKLRQLFAGVTVNPDYTPISLGMGEPKHPTPAFIEQALTDNIHGLASYPTTIGSEALRTAIAGWIERRYGIPKLNPATQILPVNGSREALFALAQTVIDPSAGSLVISPNPFYQIYEGATYLAGAEPYFVNSDPTRNFGCDYDSVPASVWEKVKLLFLCSPGNPTGAVLSLTDWEHLFALSERYDFVIAADECYSEIYHGDTPPLGALQAAHMLGLSTTLRPYARLVVFSSLSKRSNVPGMRSGFVAGDAEILKKFLLYRTYHGGAMSPAVQAASVAAWNDETHVEENRAKYRAKFDAITPLLQSVMDVQLPDAGFYLWADVSRTGLSDTQFAQRLYAEYNVTVLPGSYLARDAHGINPGRNRIRMALVAETAEGLEAALRIVKFCQQLSASASTTH from the coding sequence GTGAATCCACTTCTTGCTAAACTGCAACCATACCCGTTTGAAAAGCTGCGCCAGCTGTTTGCCGGCGTGACAGTCAATCCCGATTACACGCCCATCAGCCTGGGCATGGGCGAACCCAAGCACCCGACACCGGCCTTCATCGAGCAGGCGCTGACGGACAATATCCACGGCCTGGCCAGCTATCCGACCACCATCGGCTCGGAAGCCTTGCGTACCGCCATCGCCGGCTGGATCGAGCGCCGCTATGGCATCCCCAAGCTCAATCCTGCCACGCAAATCCTGCCCGTGAACGGTTCGCGCGAAGCGCTGTTTGCGCTGGCGCAAACGGTGATCGATCCATCGGCCGGTTCGCTCGTGATCAGTCCGAACCCGTTTTACCAGATCTATGAAGGCGCGACCTACCTGGCCGGCGCCGAACCGTATTTCGTCAATTCCGACCCCACGCGCAATTTCGGCTGCGATTACGACAGCGTTCCCGCGTCCGTGTGGGAAAAGGTCAAGCTGCTGTTCCTGTGCTCGCCCGGCAATCCGACGGGCGCCGTCTTGAGCCTGACGGACTGGGAACACCTGTTCGCCCTGTCCGAGCGCTACGATTTCGTCATCGCCGCCGACGAGTGCTATTCCGAGATTTACCACGGCGACACGCCCCCGCTGGGCGCGCTGCAGGCGGCGCACATGCTGGGCCTGTCCACCACCCTACGCCCGTACGCGCGCCTGGTCGTGTTTTCCAGCCTGTCGAAGCGCTCGAACGTGCCGGGCATGCGCTCGGGCTTTGTGGCCGGCGACGCGGAAATACTGAAAAAATTCCTGCTTTACCGAACCTACCACGGCGGCGCCATGAGCCCCGCCGTGCAGGCGGCCTCCGTCGCGGCCTGGAACGACGAAACCCATGTCGAGGAAAATCGCGCCAAGTACCGCGCCAAGTTCGACGCCATCACGCCGCTGCTGCAATCGGTGATGGACGTGCAATTGCCGGACGCCGGCTTCTACCTGTGGGCCGACGTCAGCCGCACGGGACTGTCCGACACGCAATTCGCGCAACGCCTGTACGCCGAATATAATGTGACGGTATTGCCTGGCAGTTATCTGGCGCGCGACGCGCACGGCATCAATCCGGGCCGCAACCGCATCCGCATGGCCCTCGTGGCCGAAACAGCCGAAGGGCTGGAAGCCGCGTTGCGCATAGTAAAATTCTGCCAGCAGCTTTCCGCATCCGCATCAACCACGCATTAA
- the dapD gene encoding 2,3,4,5-tetrahydropyridine-2,6-dicarboxylate N-succinyltransferase, giving the protein MSQQLQTIIDQAWENRAEINPGNGTAELRDAVSHVINGLDNGSIRVAEKTTGDWVVNQWVKKAVLLSFRLEDNIVLPSDGTMQFYDKVPTKFANYTKEDFAKGGFRVVPPAVARRGSFIAKNVVLMPSYVNIGAYVDEGAMVDTWATVGSCAQIGKNVHLSGGVGIGGVLEPMQANPTIIEDNCFIGARSEIVEGVIVEENSVISMGVYIGQSTKIYDRATGEVTYGRVPAGSVVVSGNLPSEDGKYSLYCAVIVKRVDAKTRAKTGINELLRGI; this is encoded by the coding sequence ATGAGCCAACAACTGCAAACCATCATCGACCAGGCCTGGGAAAACCGCGCCGAGATCAATCCAGGCAACGGCACGGCCGAACTGCGCGACGCCGTCTCCCACGTCATCAATGGCCTGGACAACGGCAGCATCCGCGTGGCCGAAAAAACCACGGGCGACTGGGTGGTCAACCAGTGGGTCAAGAAAGCCGTGCTGCTGTCGTTCCGCCTGGAAGACAACATCGTCCTGCCATCCGACGGCACGATGCAGTTCTACGACAAGGTCCCGACCAAGTTCGCCAACTACACCAAGGAAGACTTCGCCAAGGGCGGTTTCCGCGTCGTACCGCCAGCCGTTGCCCGCCGCGGCAGCTTCATCGCCAAGAACGTCGTGCTGATGCCGTCCTACGTCAACATCGGCGCCTATGTCGATGAAGGCGCCATGGTCGACACCTGGGCCACCGTCGGTTCCTGCGCACAGATCGGCAAGAACGTCCACCTGTCCGGCGGCGTCGGCATTGGCGGCGTGCTGGAACCTATGCAAGCGAACCCGACCATCATTGAAGACAACTGCTTCATCGGCGCCCGTTCGGAAATCGTCGAAGGCGTCATCGTCGAAGAAAACTCGGTCATCTCCATGGGCGTGTACATCGGCCAGTCGACCAAGATCTACGACCGCGCCACGGGCGAAGTCACCTACGGCCGCGTGCCAGCCGGCTCCGTCGTGGTCTCGGGCAACCTGCCTTCGGAAGACGGCAAGTACTCGCTGTACTGCGCTGTGATCGTCAAGCGCGTCGATGCAAAAACCCGCGCGAAAACGGGTATCAACGAGTTGCTGCGCGGTATTTAA
- a CDS encoding FAD-dependent oxidoreductase, with the protein MNTPPVLIVGAGPTGLMLALRLARHGVDCRIIDKNSGPGQASRAMAVHARTLEFYQQLGFADELVSLGIKINAMHIHEGGEELVKLALGEIGEGLSPYPFVLSLPQDEHERFLISKLAAAGVHVEWNVALDLWTQDDSEVQAILLKDGERQYCTFNYICGCDGARSKVREIAGFEFSGGTYDHLYYVADAQVAGKNTDLHAHLGANSFALMLPVRTSGMQRLIGIMPDRPEGAPAPVFDDVREQVQALLGIEVEHVNWFSTYKVHHRVAAQFRERRCFILGDAAHLHSPVGGQGMNTGLGDAVNLAWKLAQKLRGQSNDALLDTYESERIVFARKLVATTDRAFQAIVAQGMAGQFLRRWLVPHALPFLSGFERARRLLFRTVSQIQISYEDSALSAGHAEYLRGGDRLPWFSDGTQDNFTALRSMDWQLHIYGEAAPELLDEARVLKLPVHCYTYNVAAKLAGLGRDAAYLVRPDGHIALALHLQESGALRALALRLGLHFGPADMNKTVPRPV; encoded by the coding sequence ATGAATACACCTCCCGTCCTGATCGTCGGCGCCGGTCCTACCGGCCTCATGCTTGCCTTGCGCCTCGCGCGCCATGGCGTCGATTGCCGCATCATCGACAAAAATAGCGGCCCGGGCCAGGCGTCGCGGGCCATGGCCGTGCATGCCCGCACCCTGGAGTTTTACCAGCAGCTGGGCTTTGCCGATGAGCTGGTCAGCCTGGGCATCAAGATCAACGCCATGCACATCCATGAAGGTGGCGAAGAGCTGGTGAAACTGGCGCTGGGCGAAATCGGCGAAGGCCTGAGCCCCTATCCTTTCGTGCTGAGCCTGCCGCAGGACGAGCATGAACGCTTCCTGATCAGCAAGCTGGCGGCGGCCGGCGTGCACGTGGAGTGGAACGTGGCTCTGGACCTGTGGACGCAGGACGATAGCGAAGTGCAAGCCATCCTGCTGAAAGATGGCGAACGTCAATATTGCACGTTTAACTATATTTGCGGCTGCGACGGCGCCCGCAGCAAGGTGCGCGAGATCGCCGGCTTTGAATTTTCCGGCGGCACCTACGACCACCTGTATTACGTGGCCGACGCGCAAGTGGCGGGCAAGAATACGGATTTGCACGCCCACCTGGGCGCGAACTCATTTGCGCTGATGCTGCCCGTGCGCACCAGCGGCATGCAGCGCCTGATCGGCATCATGCCGGACAGACCGGAGGGTGCGCCGGCGCCCGTCTTCGACGATGTGCGGGAACAGGTGCAAGCCTTGCTGGGCATCGAGGTCGAACACGTGAACTGGTTTTCCACCTATAAAGTGCACCACCGGGTGGCGGCGCAATTTCGTGAACGGCGCTGCTTCATCCTCGGCGACGCTGCCCATTTGCACAGCCCCGTGGGCGGCCAGGGCATGAACACGGGCCTGGGCGACGCCGTCAACCTGGCGTGGAAACTGGCGCAAAAACTGCGGGGCCAGAGCAACGACGCCCTGCTCGATACCTATGAAAGCGAGCGCATCGTGTTTGCCCGCAAGCTCGTCGCCACCACCGACCGCGCCTTCCAGGCCATCGTCGCGCAAGGCATGGCCGGGCAATTCCTCCGGCGCTGGCTGGTGCCGCACGCGCTGCCCTTCCTCTCGGGCTTCGAACGGGCGCGCCGTCTGCTGTTCCGGACCGTGTCGCAAATCCAGATCAGCTATGAAGACAGCGCCCTGTCCGCAGGCCACGCGGAATACCTGCGCGGCGGCGACCGCCTGCCGTGGTTTTCCGACGGCACGCAAGACAATTTTACGGCCCTGCGCAGCATGGATTGGCAATTGCACATCTATGGCGAAGCGGCGCCCGAGCTGCTGGACGAAGCGCGCGTGCTGAAGCTGCCCGTGCATTGCTACACCTATAACGTGGCCGCCAAGCTGGCGGGACTGGGCCGCGACGCGGCCTATCTCGTGCGCCCCGACGGCCACATCGCGCTGGCCCTGCACCTGCAGGAAAGCGGCGCTCTGCGCGCCCTGGCTTTGCGGCTGGGACTGCATTTCGGGCCGGCAGACATGAACAAGACGGTGCCACGGCCTGTGTAG
- a CDS encoding ArsC family reductase — MTTITLYGIPNCDTVKKARTWLAAQQLDFTFHDFKKQGLERATVAAWLRQLPWDVLVNKKGTTWRALSDERKASTVDAASALELMLENPSIIKRPVLDKDGQFSVAFSDAQYKAIFSV, encoded by the coding sequence ATGACGACCATTACACTCTACGGTATTCCCAACTGCGATACCGTCAAAAAGGCCCGCACCTGGCTGGCCGCGCAGCAACTCGATTTCACTTTCCACGACTTCAAGAAGCAAGGCCTGGAACGCGCCACCGTTGCAGCGTGGTTGCGGCAATTGCCGTGGGATGTGCTGGTCAACAAGAAAGGCACGACCTGGCGCGCCCTGTCCGACGAGCGCAAGGCGTCCACCGTCGATGCGGCCAGCGCCCTGGAGCTGATGCTGGAAAACCCGTCCATCATCAAGCGCCCCGTGCTGGACAAGGATGGCCAGTTCAGCGTGGCGTTTTCGGATGCGCAGTACAAAGCCATTTTTTCAGTTTAA
- the dapE gene encoding succinyl-diaminopimelate desuccinylase, whose product MTTSKTLALTEKLIALSSVTPDDKGCQQHLIDTLTPLGFVCETIQSNDVTNLWARRGTTSPVFVFAGHTDVVPTGPVEQWRSLPFIPTHRDGKLYGRGAADMKTSIAAMVVACEEFIAATPDHTGSIAFLITSDEEGPATDGTVIVCDKLKERGEQIDYCLVGEPTSSAQLGDMIKNGRRGSLSGRLTIKGVQGHIAYPHLAKNPIHEAAQALADLVEEKWDAGNEYYLPTSWQMSNINAGTGANNVIPGDMVIDFNFRFSTASTAEGLQERVHAILDKHDLQYDLQWTLSGLPFLTPRGTLSDALSSAILEETGLTTELSTTGGTSDGRFIAQICPQVIEFGPPNASIHKIDEHIELRHIDPLKNIYRRTLEHLLPV is encoded by the coding sequence ATGACCACCTCCAAAACCCTCGCCCTGACCGAAAAACTGATCGCCCTGTCCTCGGTCACGCCCGACGACAAGGGCTGCCAGCAGCACTTGATCGACACCCTCACGCCGCTGGGCTTTGTCTGCGAGACGATACAGTCGAACGACGTCACCAATCTGTGGGCACGCCGCGGTACCACCTCGCCCGTGTTCGTCTTTGCCGGCCATACGGACGTGGTGCCGACCGGCCCCGTCGAGCAATGGCGCTCGCTGCCCTTCATTCCCACGCACCGCGACGGCAAGCTGTACGGCCGTGGCGCGGCCGACATGAAGACGTCGATCGCCGCCATGGTGGTCGCTTGCGAGGAATTCATCGCCGCCACGCCCGACCATACTGGTTCGATCGCCTTTCTGATCACCAGCGACGAAGAAGGCCCGGCCACGGACGGCACCGTCATCGTCTGCGACAAGTTAAAAGAACGGGGCGAGCAGATCGACTATTGCCTGGTGGGCGAGCCGACCTCGAGCGCGCAGCTGGGCGACATGATCAAGAATGGCCGCCGCGGTTCGCTGTCGGGCCGCTTGACGATCAAGGGCGTGCAAGGCCATATCGCCTACCCGCACCTGGCGAAAAACCCGATCCACGAAGCGGCGCAGGCGCTGGCCGACCTGGTCGAGGAAAAATGGGATGCCGGCAACGAATATTACCTGCCGACGTCGTGGCAAATGTCCAACATCAACGCGGGCACGGGCGCCAACAACGTGATTCCGGGCGACATGGTGATCGACTTTAACTTCCGCTTTTCCACGGCCAGCACGGCCGAAGGCTTGCAGGAAAGAGTCCACGCCATCCTCGACAAGCATGACTTGCAATACGATTTGCAATGGACCCTGAGCGGCCTGCCCTTCCTCACGCCGCGCGGCACGCTCTCCGATGCGCTGTCGTCCGCCATCCTCGAAGAAACAGGCCTCACGACGGAGCTGTCGACCACGGGCGGCACCTCCGATGGCCGGTTTATCGCGCAAATCTGCCCCCAAGTGATAGAATTCGGGCCGCCCAATGCCAGTATTCACAAGATCGACGAGCACATCGAACTGCGCCACATCGATCCCCTGAAGAATATTTACCGGCGCACGCTGGAGCATTTGCTGCCCGTCTGA
- the prmB gene encoding 50S ribosomal protein L3 N(5)-glutamine methyltransferase, with amino-acid sequence MTPNPFSTPRDLLRYAVTRFNTAKLFFGHGSAEAFDEAAYLILHTLKLPLDKLEPFLDAKLLPSEIASVMSVIDRRSIDRVPAAYITKEGWLGTYNFYVDERVIVPRSFIAELIPEYFSPWVAEPEAVENILELCTGSGCLSIMMADAFPNATVDAVDISADALAVAKRNVDTYKLQDRVNLIESDLYANVPAKKYDLIISNPPYVNSASMGALPQEYLAEPQIALDGGSDGMDLVRKIIAGAAERLTDEGILMIEIGNEREYAEAAFGELGLTWLTTSAGDDMVFLLTAEQLKLG; translated from the coding sequence ATGACCCCGAACCCGTTTTCCACGCCACGCGACCTGCTGCGCTACGCCGTTACCCGTTTCAATACCGCCAAGCTGTTTTTCGGCCACGGCAGCGCCGAAGCGTTCGACGAAGCGGCCTATCTGATCCTGCACACGTTGAAGTTGCCGCTCGACAAGCTCGAACCGTTCCTCGACGCCAAGCTGCTGCCGTCGGAAATCGCCAGCGTGATGAGCGTCATCGACCGCCGCAGCATCGACCGCGTGCCAGCCGCCTACATCACCAAGGAAGGCTGGCTGGGCACCTACAATTTCTACGTCGACGAGCGCGTGATCGTGCCCCGTTCCTTCATCGCCGAACTGATCCCTGAATACTTCTCGCCATGGGTGGCGGAGCCGGAAGCCGTGGAAAACATCCTGGAACTGTGCACCGGTTCGGGCTGCCTGTCGATCATGATGGCCGACGCCTTCCCGAACGCCACCGTCGACGCCGTGGATATTTCCGCCGACGCGCTGGCCGTGGCCAAGCGCAACGTCGACACGTACAAGCTGCAGGACCGCGTGAACCTGATCGAATCGGACCTGTACGCGAACGTGCCGGCCAAGAAATATGACTTGATCATCAGCAACCCACCATACGTGAATTCCGCGTCGATGGGCGCCCTGCCCCAGGAATATCTGGCCGAACCGCAAATCGCCCTCGACGGCGGCAGCGACGGCATGGACCTGGTGCGCAAGATCATCGCCGGCGCGGCCGAACGCCTGACGGACGAGGGCATCCTGATGATTGAAATCGGCAACGAGCGCGAATACGCGGAAGCGGCCTTCGGCGAGCTGGGCCTGACCTGGCTGACGACGAGCGCCGGCGACGACATGGTATTCCTGCTGACGGCCGAGCAGCTGAAGTTGGGTTAA